The Branchiostoma floridae strain S238N-H82 chromosome 8, Bfl_VNyyK, whole genome shotgun sequence genome has a segment encoding these proteins:
- the LOC118421370 gene encoding uncharacterized protein LOC118421370 produces the protein MNSAAEIQAVSEPDVYTSVFAFLQSHDFDLTPAAEEETIMVLRCSTILLNFYFLTNDSSRQVICYKPRSCALFIADLLQRAVPSAKTIFLYRNLPGFFDSWASVMFSGSYWRYYISTALKIDVFYDIPNYTQMEPSLKQRHGNK, from the exons ATGAACTCAGCAGCAGAAATTCAGGCAGTGTCTGAACCCGATGTCTACACCTCTGTCTTTGCG TTTCTTCAAAGCCACGACTTTGACCTGACCCCTGCAGCAGAGGAAGAAACCATCATGGTCCTGAGGTGCAGTACCATCCTACTCAACTTCTACTTCCTCACAAACGATTCCTCAAGACAAGTCATCTGCTACAAGCCCAGAAGCTGTGCGCTGTTCATCGCCGATCTCTTACAAAGGGCTGTTCCAAGTGCTAAGACGATATTCCTGTACAGAAACCTGCCTGGATTCTTTGACTCTTGGGCAAGCGTGATGTTCAGTGGAAGCTACTGGAGATATTATATCTCGACAGCCTTGAAAATCGATGTGTTCTATGACATTCCAAATTATACCCAAATGGAGCCATCATTAAAGCAGCGACATGGtaacaaatga